One Equus quagga isolate Etosha38 chromosome 5, UCLA_HA_Equagga_1.0, whole genome shotgun sequence genomic window carries:
- the ABCG5 gene encoding ATP-binding cassette sub-family G member 5, protein MFLQCLTEGLLQGLLFLPPGSGKTTLLDAMSGRLRRQGTFLGEVCVNGRALRRDQFQDCFSYVLQSDTLLSSLTVRETLRYTALLAIRGGSRGFFRRKVEAVMAELSLSHVADRLIANYNFGGISSGERRRVSIAAQLLQDPTIMLFDEPTTGLDCMTANQIVVLLAELARRDRIVILTIHQPRSELFQLFDKIAILSCGELVFCGTPVEMLDFFNDCGYACPEHSNPFDFYMDLTSVDTQSKEREIETYKRVQMIESTYKKSAIYHKTLENIKRTKHLKTLPMIPFKTKDSPGALFKLSVLLRRVTRNLMRNKLAVVMRLVQNLIMGLFVIFFLLRVQNDVLKGAVQDRVGLLYQFVGAMPYTGMLNAVNLFPVLRAVSDQESQDGLYQKWQMLLAYVLHVLPFSILATVILSSVSYWTLGLYPEAARFGYFSAALLAPHLIGEFLTLVLLGMVQNPNVVNSIAALLSIAGVLVGSGFLRNVQEMPIPFKIFSYFTFQKYCCEILVVNEFYGQNFTCGSSNGSVNINPMCALSQGIQFIERTCPGATSRFTTNFLVLYAFIPVLVILGIVVFKIRDHLFSR, encoded by the exons ATGTTCCTGCAGTGCCTCACGGAGGGACTCCTCCAGGGCCTTCTCTTCTTGCCCCCAGGCTCAGGGAAAACCACGCTGCTGGATGCCATGTCCGGGAGGCTGCGGCGCCAGGGGACCTTCCTCGGGGAGGTGTGCGTGAACGGGCGCGCGCTGCGCAGGGACCAGTTCCAGGACTGCTTCTCCTACGTCCTGCAG AGCGACACTCTGCTGAGCAGCCTCACGGTACGCGAGACGCTGCGCTACACGGCGCTGCTGGCCATCCGAGGTGGATCCCGTGGCTTCTTCCGGAGGAAG GTGGAGGCAGTCATGGCAGAGCTGAGTCTGAGCCACGTGGCGGACCGACTGATTGCCAACTACAACTTTGGGGGAATTTCCAGTGGTGAGCGGCGCCGGGTCTCCATCgcagcccagctcctccaggatcCCA CGATCATGCTGTTTGATGAGCCAACCACAGGCCTGGACTGTATGACTGCGAATCAGATCGTGGTCCTCCTAGCAGAGCTGGCTCGAAGGGACCGCATCGTGATCCTCACCATCCACCAGCCCCGCTCTGAGCTCTTCCAG CTCTTTGACAAAATCGCCATTCTGAGCTGTGGAGAGCTGGTTTTCTGTGGGACCCCAGTGGAAATgcttgatttcttcaatgactgTGGCTACGCTTGTCCTGAACATTCAAACCCTTTTGATTTTTACA TGGACCTGACATCAGTGGATACCCAAAGCAAAGAACGGGAAATAGAAACCTACAAGAGAGTCCAGATGATTGAATCTACCTACAAAAAATCAGCAATTTATCACAAAACCTTGGagaatattaaaagaacaaagcACCTGAAAACATTACCAATGATTCCTTTCAAAACCAAAGATTCTCCTGGAGCTCTCTTTAAACTGAGCGTTCTCTTAAG GAGAGTGACGAGAAACTTGATGAGAAATAAGCTGGCAGTGGTCATGCGTCTCGTTCAGAATCTGATCATGGGTTTGTTcgtcattttcttccttctacggGTCCAGAATGATGTGCTAAAGGGTGCTGTCCAGGACCGCGTGGGTCTTCTGTACCAGTTTGTGGGTGCCATGCCATACACAGGCATGCTCAATGCTGTGAATCTGT TTCCTGTACTGCGAGCTGTCAGCGACCAGGAGAGCCAGGACGGCCTGTATCAGAAGTGGCAGATGCTGCTGGCCTATGTGCTGCACGTCCTCCCCTTCAGTATCCTCGCCACCGTGATTTTAAGCAGTGTGAGCTACTG GACTCTGGGCTTATACCCTGAGGCTGCCAGATTTGGATATTTTTCTGCTGCTCTCTTGGCCCCCCACTTAATTGGTGAATTTCTAACCCTTGTGCTACTTGGTATGGTCCAAAATCCAAATGTGGTCAACAGCATAGCGGCTCTGCTCAGCATTGCTGGGGTGCTTGTGGGATCTGGATTCCTAAG aaacgTACAAGAAATGCccattccttttaaaatcttCAGTTATTTTACATTCCAAAAATATTGCTGTGAGATTCTTGTAGTCAATGAGTTCTATGGACAGAATTTCACTTGTG GCAGCTCAAACGGTTCTGTGAATATTAATCCAATGTGTGCCCTCAGTCAAGGAATTCAATTCATTGAGAGAACCTGCCCAGGTGCAACATCCAGATTCACAACAAACTTTCTGGTTTTGTATGCATTTATCCCAGTTCTTGTCATCCTGGgaatagttgtttttaaaataagggaTCATCTCTTTAGCAGATAG